The following coding sequences lie in one Allochromatium vinosum DSM 180 genomic window:
- a CDS encoding c-type cytochrome has translation MKHVLASTAAGLMALGLASSAIAAGLSPEEQIETRQAGYEFMGWNMGKIKANLEGEYNAAQVEAAANVIAAIANSGMGALYGPGTDKNVGDVKTRVKPEFFQNMEDVGKIAREFVGAANTLAEVAATGEAEAVKTAFGDVGAACKSCHEKYRAK, from the coding sequence ATGAAACACGTGTTAGCCAGCACCGCCGCCGGTCTCATGGCCCTTGGCCTCGCCAGCTCTGCCATCGCCGCCGGCCTCTCGCCCGAGGAGCAGATCGAGACCCGTCAGGCCGGCTACGAATTCATGGGCTGGAACATGGGCAAGATCAAGGCGAACCTGGAGGGCGAATACAACGCCGCTCAGGTCGAGGCCGCCGCCAACGTCATCGCCGCCATCGCCAACTCCGGCATGGGCGCGCTCTATGGTCCGGGCACCGACAAGAATGTCGGCGACGTGAAGACCCGCGTGAAGCCCGAGTTCTTCCAGAACATGGAAGACGTCGGCAAGATTGCGCGTGAGTTCGTCGGTGCGGCCAACACGCTGGCTGAAGTGGCCGCCACCGGTGAGGCCGAGGCGGTCAAGACCGCTTTCGGCGATGTCGGCGCCGC
- a CDS encoding hydrogenase maturation nickel metallochaperone HypA/HybF, protein MHELSLCQALIDQVTNIAREHGASRVDRIRLKVGPLAGVEPMLLQQAYPLAATGTLAEDAELVIEPAEIRVQCSLCGAETEARPNRLLCGACGAFQTRLVSGDELLLENLELTIPD, encoded by the coding sequence ATGCACGAACTCTCACTCTGTCAGGCGCTCATTGATCAGGTGACGAACATCGCCCGCGAGCATGGCGCAAGCCGTGTCGATCGCATCCGGCTCAAAGTCGGCCCGCTCGCCGGGGTCGAGCCGATGCTGCTGCAACAGGCCTATCCGCTCGCTGCCACCGGCACGCTTGCCGAAGACGCCGAACTCGTCATCGAGCCGGCCGAGATCCGGGTGCAGTGCAGCCTCTGCGGCGCCGAGACCGAGGCGCGGCCGAACCGGCTGCTGTGCGGAGCCTGCGGTGCTTTCCAGACCCGGCTGGTCAGTGGCGACGAACTGCTGCTCGAAAATCTCGAACTCACGATCCCCGATTGA
- a CDS encoding DEAD/DEAH box helicase, producing MSFSALGLSAELLRAIAAQGYTQPTPIQSKAIPAVLARRDVLAAAQTGTGKTAAFTLPMLHLLSQSTQRQRAPRALVLTPTRELAAQVGESVSTYGQHLPLRALQIFGGVGMVPQTTALRRGVDILVATPGRLLDHVGQGHVDLSKIEFFVLDEADRMLDMGFIHDIRRVLKLLPSKRQNLLFSATYSREIEQLAIGLLHDPLRIEVAPRNTAAETVTQVVHPVAREAKRSLLSHLILQGDWQQVLIFTRTKHGANRLAEQLGRDGITAAAIHGNKSQGARTRALADFKSGALRALVATDIAARGLDIDRLPHVVNFELPNVPEDYVHRIGRTGRAGSDGTAVSLISPDERGLLAGIERLLGRRIDVQRIDGFEERGSTDETLQADARRQSQAPRKHHARPRSDGRGEQSGNRAQTQHPRSHARKSGRGGSSRPRATV from the coding sequence ATGTCGTTTTCCGCGCTCGGCCTCTCGGCCGAACTGCTGCGTGCGATCGCCGCGCAGGGCTACACTCAGCCCACGCCGATCCAATCCAAAGCCATTCCCGCCGTTCTGGCCCGCCGCGACGTACTCGCCGCCGCCCAGACCGGCACCGGCAAGACCGCTGCCTTCACCCTGCCGATGCTGCATCTGCTGAGTCAGTCCACCCAGCGTCAGCGTGCTCCGCGCGCCCTGGTCCTGACTCCAACCCGCGAACTCGCGGCCCAGGTCGGCGAAAGCGTCAGCACCTATGGTCAGCATCTGCCGTTGCGCGCACTCCAGATCTTCGGCGGCGTCGGCATGGTGCCCCAGACCACGGCGCTGCGTCGCGGCGTCGACATCCTGGTCGCCACGCCGGGCCGGCTGCTCGACCACGTCGGCCAGGGCCATGTCGACCTGTCCAAGATCGAATTCTTCGTCCTGGACGAAGCCGACCGCATGCTCGACATGGGCTTCATCCACGACATCCGCCGCGTGCTCAAGCTGCTGCCGTCCAAGCGCCAGAATCTGCTGTTCTCGGCCACCTATTCACGCGAGATCGAGCAACTGGCCATCGGCCTGCTGCACGACCCGCTGCGCATCGAAGTCGCTCCGCGCAACACCGCCGCCGAGACCGTGACCCAGGTGGTCCATCCGGTGGCGCGCGAAGCCAAGCGCTCGCTCCTTTCGCATCTGATCCTTCAGGGCGACTGGCAACAGGTGCTGATCTTCACCCGCACCAAGCACGGCGCCAACCGGCTGGCCGAACAGCTCGGACGCGACGGCATCACCGCCGCCGCCATCCACGGCAACAAGAGCCAGGGTGCCCGCACCCGCGCGCTCGCTGATTTCAAGAGCGGCGCCCTGCGCGCCCTGGTCGCGACCGACATCGCGGCGCGCGGACTCGATATCGACCGCCTGCCGCATGTGGTCAACTTCGAGTTGCCGAACGTACCCGAAGACTATGTACACCGTATCGGCCGCACCGGACGCGCCGGCTCGGACGGCACCGCCGTGTCGCTGATCAGCCCCGACGAACGCGGACTGCTGGCCGGTATCGAGCGTCTGCTCGGACGGCGCATCGACGTCCAGCGCATCGACGGCTTCGAAGAGCGCGGCTCGACCGACGAGACGCTCCAGGCCGATGCCCGGCGTCAGTCGCAGGCGCCGCGCAAGCATCACGCCCGCCCACGTTCCGACGGACGCGGCGAGCAGAGCGGCAATCGCGCCCAGACCCAGCATCCGCGCAGTCACGCCCGCAAGAGCGGACGCGGCGGCAGCTCGCGCCCACGCGCGACGGTTTGA
- a CDS encoding RNA recognition motif domain-containing protein, with protein MNIYVGNLAYSVTQDDLREAFGAYGNVESANLITDKFTGDSKGFAFVEMPSNSEADAAIKGLNETPLKGRPLRVNQAKPRSDRPSRSGGGGSRW; from the coding sequence ATGAATATTTATGTTGGCAACCTGGCCTATAGCGTGACCCAAGACGATCTGCGCGAGGCTTTCGGTGCCTACGGCAATGTCGAGAGCGCGAACCTGATCACCGATAAGTTCACCGGTGATTCCAAGGGCTTCGCTTTCGTCGAAATGCCCAGCAATTCCGAGGCCGACGCGGCCATCAAGGGTCTGAACGAGACCCCGCTCAAGGGGCGTCCTCTGCGCGTCAACCAGGCCAAGCCGCGTTCCGATCGTCCGTCGCGTAGCGGCGGCGGTGGCTCGCGCTGGTAA
- the hcp gene encoding hydroxylamine reductase, translating to MSMFCFQCEEASKGFGCTTKGVCGKHSKTAHLQDLLVYLLKGLAVVAEDAARQGTPDPGVGRFVAEALFVTITNANFDDARLEARIQAIIARRDALKATIGYSSDLDAVNWTGTPDQYEAKALVVGVLSQTNEDVRSLHELLVYGLKGMAAYADHAAVLGFEKAEIYDFMVSALAASLTESDIQALIGWVLKCGEFGVTAMALLDEANTTTYGHPEITTVNLGVRHNPGILISGHDLKDMEELLKQTEGTGIDVYTHSEMLPAHYYPAFKKYAHFVGNYGGAWWEQDKEFAAFNGPILMTTNCITPVKDSYRDRIFTTGQAGWPGAMHIADRPEGGVKDFSPLIERAKTCAPPTELEQGEIVGGFAHAQVMALADKVIDAVKSGAIKRFVVMGGCDGRHKQRSYYTDVAKALPKEAVILTAGCAKYRYNKLDLGDIGGIPRLLDAGQCNDSYSLAYIALKLKEAFGLDDINELPISYDIAWYEQKAIIVLLALLHLGVKHIRLGPTLPAFLSPNVAKVLIENFDIKPIGEVEADVRAMMAAA from the coding sequence ATGAGTATGTTCTGTTTCCAGTGCGAAGAAGCATCCAAGGGTTTTGGCTGCACCACCAAGGGTGTCTGCGGCAAGCATTCCAAGACCGCCCATTTGCAGGATCTGCTGGTCTATCTGCTCAAGGGACTGGCGGTCGTCGCCGAGGACGCGGCCAGGCAGGGCACGCCCGATCCGGGTGTGGGGCGTTTCGTCGCCGAAGCGCTGTTCGTGACCATCACCAACGCCAATTTCGACGATGCGCGCCTGGAAGCGAGAATCCAGGCCATCATCGCCCGCCGCGATGCGCTCAAGGCCACCATTGGCTATTCCAGTGATCTGGATGCCGTCAACTGGACCGGCACCCCCGATCAATACGAGGCCAAGGCGCTGGTCGTCGGCGTGCTGTCGCAAACCAACGAGGACGTGCGCTCGTTGCATGAACTCCTGGTCTATGGTCTCAAAGGCATGGCCGCCTACGCCGATCATGCCGCCGTGCTCGGTTTCGAGAAGGCCGAGATCTATGACTTCATGGTTTCCGCCCTGGCCGCCAGCCTGACCGAATCCGACATCCAAGCGCTGATCGGCTGGGTGCTCAAGTGCGGCGAGTTCGGCGTGACCGCCATGGCGCTGCTCGACGAGGCCAATACCACGACCTACGGCCACCCCGAGATCACCACAGTCAATCTCGGTGTGCGCCACAATCCCGGCATCCTCATCTCGGGTCACGACCTCAAGGACATGGAGGAGCTGCTCAAGCAGACCGAGGGCACCGGCATCGACGTCTACACCCACAGCGAGATGCTGCCGGCGCACTACTATCCGGCGTTCAAGAAGTACGCGCACTTCGTCGGCAACTATGGCGGCGCCTGGTGGGAGCAGGACAAGGAGTTCGCGGCCTTCAACGGCCCGATCCTGATGACCACCAACTGCATCACCCCGGTCAAGGACAGCTATCGCGATCGGATCTTCACCACCGGACAGGCCGGCTGGCCGGGTGCCATGCACATCGCCGACCGTCCCGAGGGTGGGGTCAAGGACTTCTCGCCGCTGATCGAGCGCGCCAAGACCTGCGCGCCCCCGACCGAACTGGAGCAGGGCGAGATCGTCGGCGGCTTCGCCCATGCGCAGGTGATGGCGCTGGCCGACAAGGTGATCGACGCCGTCAAGTCCGGCGCCATCAAGCGCTTCGTCGTCATGGGCGGCTGCGACGGGCGTCACAAGCAGCGCTCCTATTACACCGATGTGGCCAAGGCGCTGCCCAAGGAGGCCGTGATCCTCACCGCCGGCTGTGCCAAGTATCGCTACAACAAGCTCGATCTCGGTGACATCGGCGGCATCCCGCGCCTGCTCGACGCCGGACAGTGCAACGACTCCTATTCGCTGGCCTATATCGCCTTGAAGCTCAAGGAGGCGTTCGGACTCGACGACATCAACGAGCTGCCGATCTCCTACGACATCGCCTGGTACGAACAGAAGGCGATCATCGTGCTGCTGGCGCTCTTGCATCTGGGCGTGAAGCACATCCGGCTCGGGCCGACCCTGCCGGCCTTCCTGTCGCCGAACGTCGCCAAGGTGCTGATCGAAAACTTCGACATCAAGCCGATCGGCGAGGTCGAGGCGGACGTGCGGGCGATGATGGCCGCCGCCTGA
- the uvrA gene encoding excinuclease ABC subunit UvrA: MQMIRLRGARTHNLKNIDLDLPRERLIVLTGLSGSGKSSLAFDTLYAEGQRRYVESLSAYARQFLSMMEKPDIDHVEGLSPAIAIEQKTTSHNPRSTVGTITEIHDYLRLLFARVGQPCCPTHGEPLDAQTISQMVDRVLALPEGEKLMLLAPVVAARKGEYQRLLGELHAQGFVRARIDGHLYELDAPPELDPKKKHDIAVVVDRFRVRADLALRLAESFETALNLSGGLVQVGWIDEPERPELTFSSKFACPLCGYSLPELEPRLFSFNNPAGACPTCDGLGVEPFFDPGKVVMHPELSLAGGAVRGWDRRNAYYFQLIRSLGEHYGFDVEIPWIELPEPVRAVVLYGSGDEKIRLKLPHAKGSPKPQVFEGILRNMERRYRETESNTVREELARYLSQRPCPACRGTRLNEAARHVFIGGHNLPAISGLPVGESLRLFETLELPGQRGAIGAPVITEIATRLRFLVDVGLDYLTLERSAETLSGGEAQRIRLASQIGAGLVGVMYILDEPSIGLHQRDNARLLKTLTHLRDLGNTVIVVEHDEEAIRTADWVVDLGPGAGAHGGEIVAQGTADEIASNPASLTGRYLSGELRIEIPARRTPNDPARQLRILGASGHNLRAIDVSIPVGTLCCITGVSGSGKSTLINDTLFPVVARHFNGASLTPAPHTAIEGLEQFDKVVDIDQSPIGRTPRSNPATYTGLFNQVRDLFAAVPEARSRGYDAGRFSFNVKGGRCEACKGDGVIRVEMHFLPDVHVQCEVCRGRRYNRETLEIRYKGKSIDEVLNLTVEEALDFFAPVPVIARKLQTLMDVGLSYVQLGQSATTLSGGEAQRVKLSRELSKRDTGRTLYILDEPTTGLHFHDVKHLLEVLHRLRDQGNTVVVIEHNLDVIKTADWIIDLGPEGGDRGGQVVAVGTPETIASDERSHTGRFLRPLLERWLSNC; encoded by the coding sequence ATGCAAATGATCCGACTGCGCGGTGCGCGCACCCACAATCTCAAGAACATCGACCTGGATCTGCCGCGCGAGCGCCTGATCGTGCTGACCGGGCTGTCCGGCTCGGGCAAGTCCTCGCTCGCCTTCGACACCCTCTATGCCGAGGGACAGCGGCGCTATGTCGAGTCGCTGTCGGCCTATGCGCGTCAGTTTTTGTCGATGATGGAGAAGCCCGACATCGACCATGTCGAGGGGCTGTCCCCGGCGATCGCCATCGAGCAGAAGACCACCTCGCACAATCCGCGCTCCACCGTCGGCACCATCACCGAGATCCACGACTATCTGCGCCTGCTGTTCGCGCGCGTCGGTCAGCCGTGTTGCCCCACTCATGGCGAGCCGCTCGACGCCCAGACCATCAGCCAGATGGTCGACCGGGTGCTGGCGCTGCCCGAGGGCGAGAAGCTGATGCTGCTCGCGCCCGTGGTCGCGGCGCGCAAGGGCGAGTATCAGCGCCTGCTCGGTGAGCTGCACGCCCAGGGTTTCGTGCGCGCCCGCATCGATGGGCACTTGTATGAGCTGGACGCGCCGCCCGAGCTGGACCCGAAGAAGAAGCACGACATCGCGGTCGTCGTCGACCGCTTCCGGGTGCGCGCCGATCTGGCGCTGCGTCTGGCCGAATCGTTCGAGACCGCGCTCAACCTCTCCGGCGGCCTCGTCCAGGTCGGCTGGATTGATGAACCCGAGCGTCCCGAGCTGACCTTTTCGTCCAAATTCGCCTGTCCGCTCTGCGGCTACAGTCTGCCGGAGCTGGAGCCGCGTCTGTTCTCGTTCAACAATCCGGCCGGCGCCTGTCCGACCTGCGACGGGCTGGGCGTGGAGCCCTTCTTTGATCCCGGCAAGGTGGTGATGCATCCGGAACTGAGTCTGGCCGGCGGCGCGGTGCGCGGCTGGGATCGGCGCAACGCCTATTACTTCCAACTGATCCGCTCGCTCGGCGAGCATTATGGCTTCGATGTCGAGATCCCCTGGATCGAACTGCCCGAGCCGGTGCGCGCCGTGGTCCTCTACGGCAGCGGCGACGAGAAGATCCGGCTCAAGCTGCCGCACGCCAAGGGCAGTCCCAAGCCGCAGGTGTTCGAGGGCATCCTGCGCAACATGGAACGGCGCTATCGCGAGACCGAGTCCAACACGGTGCGCGAAGAGCTGGCGCGCTATCTCTCGCAGCGACCCTGTCCGGCCTGCCGGGGCACGCGCCTGAACGAAGCCGCGCGTCATGTGTTCATCGGCGGGCACAACCTGCCGGCGATCTCGGGCCTGCCGGTCGGCGAGTCGCTGCGTCTGTTCGAGACATTGGAACTGCCGGGCCAGCGTGGCGCGATCGGCGCCCCGGTCATCACCGAGATCGCCACCCGGTTGCGCTTCCTGGTCGACGTCGGACTCGACTATTTGACGCTCGAACGCAGCGCTGAGACGCTCTCGGGCGGTGAGGCCCAGCGCATCCGGCTCGCCAGCCAGATCGGGGCCGGGCTGGTCGGGGTCATGTACATCCTCGACGAACCCTCGATCGGACTGCACCAGCGCGACAATGCGCGGCTCCTGAAGACGCTCACCCATCTGCGCGACCTGGGCAACACCGTGATCGTGGTCGAGCACGACGAGGAGGCGATCCGCACCGCCGACTGGGTGGTGGATCTGGGACCGGGCGCCGGCGCGCATGGCGGCGAGATTGTCGCTCAGGGCACGGCGGATGAGATCGCCTCCAACCCGGCCTCATTGACCGGACGCTATCTGTCCGGCGAGCTGCGCATCGAGATCCCCGCCCGGCGCACGCCCAACGACCCCGCACGCCAGTTGCGCATCCTGGGGGCGAGCGGTCACAACCTGCGCGCGATCGATGTCTCGATCCCCGTCGGTACGCTCTGCTGCATCACCGGCGTCTCGGGCTCAGGCAAGTCGACCCTGATCAACGACACCCTGTTTCCGGTGGTCGCGCGTCACTTCAACGGCGCCAGCCTCACGCCCGCGCCACATACGGCCATCGAGGGACTGGAGCAGTTCGACAAGGTGGTCGACATCGATCAGAGTCCCATCGGCCGCACGCCGCGCTCCAATCCGGCGACCTACACCGGGCTGTTCAACCAGGTGCGCGACCTGTTCGCCGCCGTCCCCGAGGCACGCTCGCGCGGCTATGACGCCGGGCGCTTCAGCTTCAACGTCAAGGGCGGGCGTTGCGAGGCGTGCAAGGGCGACGGCGTGATCCGGGTCGAGATGCACTTCCTGCCCGACGTGCATGTGCAGTGCGAGGTCTGTCGCGGGCGGCGCTACAACCGCGAGACGCTGGAGATCCGCTACAAAGGCAAATCCATCGACGAGGTGCTGAATCTGACCGTCGAGGAGGCGCTCGACTTCTTCGCCCCGGTGCCGGTGATCGCGCGCAAGCTCCAGACGCTGATGGACGTGGGTCTGTCCTATGTCCAGCTCGGCCAGAGCGCGACCACGCTCTCGGGCGGCGAGGCGCAGCGCGTCAAGCTCAGCCGCGAACTCTCCAAGCGCGACACCGGGCGCACCCTCTACATCCTCGACGAGCCGACCACCGGGCTGCACTTCCACGACGTCAAGCATCTGCTCGAAGTGCTGCATCGACTGCGCGACCAGGGCAACACCGTGGTGGTGATCGAGCACAATCTCGACGTCATCAAGACCGCCGACTGGATCATCGATCTGGGGCCGGAGGGGGGCGACCGGGGCGGGCAGGTGGTCGCGGTCGGTACGCCCGAGACCATCGCCAGCGACGAGCGGTCCCATACCGGGCGCTTTCTGCGGCCACTGTTGGAGCGGTGGCTATCCAATTGTTAG
- the mazG gene encoding nucleoside triphosphate pyrophosphohydrolase has translation MTDTPPIDRLIAIMARLRDPEDGCPWDLEQTFRTILPYTLEEAYEVAEAIEHEDMAALRDELGDLLLQVVFHARMAEEGGHFAFADVVAAICDKLIRRHPHVFGAAELADTAAIRVRWEQIKAAERAGAESGESNGILAGVARALPALVRAEKLQRRAARVGFDWDEVSAVFDKVEEELAECRATLAEHADQTERVHEIGDLLFSCVNLARHMGVDAEQALRAANQRFERRFAQVECGLRDQGLEPSLETREAMERHWTLAKAAERQV, from the coding sequence ATGACCGACACCCCACCGATCGACCGACTCATCGCCATCATGGCGCGCCTGCGCGATCCCGAGGACGGCTGTCCCTGGGATCTGGAGCAGACCTTCCGCACCATCCTGCCCTATACGCTGGAGGAGGCCTACGAGGTCGCCGAGGCGATCGAGCACGAGGACATGGCGGCTTTGCGCGATGAACTCGGCGACCTGTTGCTCCAGGTCGTCTTCCATGCGCGCATGGCCGAGGAGGGCGGACATTTCGCCTTCGCCGACGTGGTCGCGGCGATCTGCGACAAGCTGATCCGGCGCCATCCGCATGTCTTCGGCGCGGCCGAACTGGCGGATACGGCGGCCATCCGGGTCCGCTGGGAACAGATCAAGGCTGCCGAGCGCGCGGGCGCCGAGAGCGGGGAGTCGAACGGAATCCTGGCCGGCGTCGCGCGCGCACTGCCGGCCCTGGTGCGTGCCGAGAAGCTCCAGCGTCGTGCCGCACGGGTCGGGTTCGATTGGGACGAAGTGTCGGCCGTCTTCGACAAAGTCGAGGAAGAACTCGCCGAGTGTCGCGCGACCCTGGCCGAGCACGCCGATCAGACCGAGCGCGTCCACGAAATCGGTGATCTGCTGTTCTCCTGCGTCAATCTGGCCCGTCATATGGGCGTGGACGCCGAACAGGCCTTGCGCGCCGCCAATCAGCGCTTCGAGCGTCGCTTCGCCCAGGTCGAGTGCGGGCTGCGCGACCAAGGGCTCGAACCGAGCCTGGAGACCCGCGAAGCGATGGAACGTCACTGGACACTGGCCAAGGCCGCCGAGCGTCAGGTCTGA
- a CDS encoding SWIM zinc finger family protein, protein MSLIPSADELLRLAPDAASVKAAKGLVIPAKWPRLGYDETAVWGECQGSGSKPYQTQIDLSGPAFRCSCPSRKFPCKHGLALGLLYLQHPDRFTHTDPPDWVGEWLASRAQRSERQTKRQESAASAGSAPSDPRAAARREAERQRRLTEGLGELEAWLADRLRQGLAQLQGQSEIWTAMAARLVDAQLPGLAERLRRAGALVGRGEHWPSRLLAELGRLQLLIDGARRLDSLPAGEQADLRAALGLALDKAVVLETGERLSDDWQVLGVHIAEDERLVMRRVWLQGRTSDRPALVLDYSHGQASFEPMLTVGDTLAATLAFYPSAAPMRALFVDSLRRLPEAASRLPVPLADALERLADQIAANPWPAVRALGLSGVPQPDTVDDWRLYVGESTTLRLQLDTDAAWSLVAAAGGSPVTLFGEWDGESLRPLSAWTPELIWTADTARSDR, encoded by the coding sequence ATGTCACTGATTCCGAGCGCCGACGAACTCCTGCGGCTGGCCCCGGACGCCGCGTCCGTCAAGGCGGCCAAGGGACTGGTCATCCCGGCCAAATGGCCCCGGCTCGGCTATGACGAGACGGCGGTCTGGGGCGAGTGCCAGGGCAGCGGCTCCAAACCCTATCAGACGCAGATCGATCTCTCCGGTCCGGCCTTCCGCTGTAGCTGCCCGAGCCGCAAATTCCCCTGCAAGCATGGTCTGGCGCTCGGTCTGCTGTATCTGCAACATCCCGATCGCTTCACGCACACCGATCCGCCCGACTGGGTCGGCGAGTGGCTGGCCTCGCGCGCCCAGCGCAGTGAACGCCAGACGAAACGCCAGGAGTCGGCCGCGAGTGCCGGCTCAGCGCCGTCCGATCCCCGGGCCGCCGCGCGCCGCGAGGCCGAGCGTCAACGACGTCTGACGGAGGGTCTCGGCGAGCTGGAAGCCTGGCTGGCCGATCGGCTGCGTCAGGGGCTGGCCCAGCTCCAGGGTCAATCAGAGATCTGGACCGCCATGGCCGCGCGTCTGGTCGACGCCCAGCTTCCGGGACTGGCGGAGCGGCTGAGACGCGCGGGCGCGCTGGTCGGTCGCGGCGAGCACTGGCCGAGTCGACTGCTGGCCGAACTCGGCCGGCTTCAACTGCTGATCGACGGCGCCCGACGCCTGGACAGCCTGCCGGCCGGCGAGCAGGCCGATCTGCGCGCGGCCCTGGGTCTGGCCCTGGACAAGGCCGTCGTGCTGGAGACAGGCGAGCGCCTCAGTGACGACTGGCAGGTGCTGGGCGTTCACATCGCCGAGGACGAGCGGCTGGTGATGCGCCGCGTCTGGCTCCAGGGCCGAACCAGCGACCGCCCGGCACTGGTGCTGGACTACAGCCACGGTCAAGCGAGCTTCGAGCCAATGCTGACGGTCGGTGACACGCTGGCCGCGACCCTCGCCTTCTACCCCAGTGCCGCGCCCATGCGCGCGCTGTTCGTCGATTCGCTGCGCCGTCTCCCGGAGGCTGCGTCCCGGCTGCCCGTCCCGCTCGCAGACGCGCTGGAGCGGCTGGCCGACCAGATCGCCGCCAATCCCTGGCCAGCCGTTCGCGCATTGGGCCTCTCAGGCGTCCCGCAGCCCGACACGGTCGACGACTGGCGGCTGTACGTCGGCGAGTCCACGACGCTGCGTCTGCAACTCGACACGGACGCGGCCTGGTCGCTCGTCGCGGCCGCCGGCGGTTCTCCGGTCACCCTGTTCGGCGAATGGGATGGCGAGTCGCTGCGCCCGCTCAGTGCCTGGACTCCGGAGCTGATCTGGACCGCCGACACCGCCCGGAGCGACCGCTGA
- a CDS encoding DUF5691 domain-containing protein, which yields MSPLDQLATQLLIGTDRRAPEWPSADGELGRLSTRIQADAAASTETSALRLAGVLAVCSTAGFRPPPTDRPQPPPCPEDARPVAAEPELVTTLGTILDEGPDPLRVLALRQLDAAGYLLPPRLLPRALTLAVQQTDLRPWLPPVVGERGRWLAHLHPEWSPALTLDETPPAPDWWDSGTLDQRCRFLAAQRRRDPAEARERLAQTLGETDARGRTRLLAELETGLSLEDQDVLETCLQDRSKEVRRQAGTLLARLPDSRYVARLTERVGACLGQTRKRLRQVLTIEPPAAFEPDWTLDAIEETPPKGERLGQRAWWLYQLARALPLGWWTGQTGLDPAGCVRWAKSTDWELALLRAWSEALARTPALDWTEAILNRLPVEGLALDPLDLVDRLPAAERETYWLALIERPPRGLSLGLLLTRFTQGLMREGLPGLSVPGARRLLDRLYRQGGAGRLVQDYSLRRALPGFIACLPDALLDEAADGWPRESLDSPAATETQAQILAIVRQRQILNHHLLQTGRSA from the coding sequence ATGTCACCGCTCGACCAACTGGCCACCCAACTCCTCATCGGCACCGACCGGCGCGCGCCCGAATGGCCGAGCGCGGACGGCGAACTCGGTCGTCTGTCCACCCGGATCCAGGCCGACGCGGCCGCCTCGACCGAAACGAGCGCGCTGCGTCTGGCCGGCGTGCTCGCCGTCTGCTCGACCGCCGGTTTCCGGCCGCCGCCGACGGATCGACCACAACCCCCGCCCTGCCCCGAGGACGCGCGCCCCGTGGCGGCGGAACCCGAACTGGTGACGACGCTAGGCACCATCCTGGACGAGGGACCGGACCCGCTGCGCGTCCTGGCCCTGCGTCAGCTCGACGCCGCCGGCTACCTCCTGCCGCCGCGACTCCTGCCGCGCGCTCTGACGCTCGCGGTCCAACAGACCGATCTGCGTCCCTGGCTGCCGCCTGTGGTCGGCGAGCGCGGACGCTGGCTGGCGCACCTCCATCCGGAGTGGTCGCCCGCCCTCACGCTGGACGAGACGCCGCCCGCCCCCGACTGGTGGGACAGCGGCACGCTGGACCAGCGGTGTCGGTTCCTGGCGGCCCAGCGTCGCCGCGACCCAGCCGAAGCGCGCGAGCGACTGGCCCAAACCCTGGGTGAAACCGACGCGCGCGGACGCACCCGACTGCTCGCTGAGCTGGAGACCGGCCTGAGCCTGGAGGACCAGGACGTTCTGGAGACCTGTCTACAGGACCGGAGCAAGGAGGTGCGCCGACAGGCCGGCACCCTGCTCGCCCGCCTGCCCGACAGTCGCTATGTCGCCCGTCTGACCGAGCGCGTCGGCGCCTGTCTCGGCCAGACGCGCAAGCGCCTGCGACAGGTGCTGACGATCGAGCCGCCCGCCGCCTTCGAGCCGGACTGGACGCTGGATGCCATCGAGGAGACGCCTCCCAAGGGCGAGCGACTCGGCCAGCGCGCTTGGTGGCTCTACCAACTGGCGCGCGCTCTGCCGCTCGGCTGGTGGACCGGCCAGACCGGACTGGACCCGGCCGGCTGCGTGCGCTGGGCCAAGAGCACCGATTGGGAACTCGCCCTGCTGCGGGCCTGGAGCGAGGCGCTCGCCCGCACCCCGGCGCTCGACTGGACCGAGGCGATCCTGAACCGGCTGCCGGTCGAGGGACTGGCGCTCGATCCGCTGGACCTCGTCGACCGGCTCCCGGCCGCCGAGCGCGAAACCTACTGGCTGGCCCTGATCGAGCGTCCGCCCCGTGGCCTGTCCCTGGGTCTGCTGCTGACCCGCTTCACCCAGGGACTGATGCGCGAGGGTCTGCCCGGCCTGTCCGTGCCCGGCGCGCGGCGTCTGCTCGATCGGCTCTATCGTCAGGGCGGTGCCGGCCGTCTGGTCCAGGACTACAGCCTGCGCCGCGCCCTTCCCGGCTTCATCGCCTGTCTGCCGGACGCACTGCTCGACGAAGCCGCCGACGGCTGGCCGCGCGAGAGCCTGGACTCGCCCGCCGCGACCGAGACCCAGGCCCAAATTCTGGCCATCGTTCGGCAACGCCAGATCCTCAACCACCATCTTCTTCAGACAGGGCGATCCGCATGA